The following proteins come from a genomic window of Candidatus Zixiibacteriota bacterium:
- the pdxS gene encoding pyridoxal 5'-phosphate synthase lyase subunit PdxS gives MNFEDKDYKIRVGLAEMLKGGVIMDVTNADQAKIAEQAGAAAVMALERVPSDIRAEGGVARMADPEVIEAIKKAVSIPVMAKCRIGHFAEAEILQALEVDFIDESEVLTPADYKYHVDKWKFRVPFVCGCRNLGEALRRIAEGAAMIRTKGEAGTGDVSEAVKHLREINSAMKRLTLMSDEELNGAAKEMAAPLTVVKIVARLGKLPVPNFAAGGVATPADAVLVMKLGAEAVFVGSGIFKSANPEKRARAIVTAVTRYKDPKAVAECSRGLGEAMKGISAAAIPDEDLLQVR, from the coding sequence ATGAATTTCGAAGATAAAGATTATAAAATCAGGGTCGGCCTGGCGGAAATGCTCAAGGGCGGTGTCATCATGGATGTCACCAACGCCGATCAAGCTAAAATCGCCGAACAGGCCGGAGCGGCGGCGGTGATGGCTCTGGAACGAGTTCCCTCGGATATCCGGGCCGAGGGCGGGGTGGCCAGAATGGCCGATCCTGAGGTTATCGAGGCTATTAAAAAGGCGGTTTCGATACCGGTCATGGCCAAATGCCGAATCGGGCATTTTGCCGAGGCCGAAATCCTCCAGGCCCTGGAAGTCGATTTTATTGATGAGTCCGAGGTCTTAACCCCGGCCGACTACAAATACCACGTCGATAAATGGAAATTCCGGGTTCCTTTTGTCTGTGGTTGTCGCAATCTGGGCGAGGCCCTGCGACGAATCGCCGAGGGAGCGGCCATGATTCGTACCAAAGGAGAAGCCGGAACCGGTGATGTTTCCGAGGCGGTTAAACACCTTCGAGAGATAAATTCGGCCATGAAACGGCTGACCTTGATGTCCGACGAGGAGCTTAATGGAGCGGCCAAAGAGATGGCGGCCCCGTTGACGGTTGTCAAGATAGTCGCCAGACTCGGCAAATTACCGGTACCGAATTTCGCCGCCGGCGGAGTGGCGACTCCTGCGGATGCGGTTCTGGTTATGAAACTTGGGGCCGAGGCCGTTTTTGTCGGAAGCGGAATCTTTAAATCAGCCAACCCGGAAAAACGAGCCAGAGCCATAGTGACGGCGGTGACCCGGTATAAGGACCCGAAAGCGGTGGCTGAGTGTAGTCGCGGTCTGGGCGAAGCCATGAAGGGTATTTCCGCCGCCGCCATTCCGGATGAGGATCTGCTTCAGGTCAGATAA
- a CDS encoding electron transfer flavoprotein-ubiquinone oxidoreductase: MDIEREVLEVDILVVGGGPAGLSVAYHLAHLIDNSGGRVTRPQIVIIEKGSYPGAHSLSGAVLNPLGIRELIPDYKDRGMPIEHEVGPDSLYYLSEKSKYRFPFLPKPFRNDGHYIISLNKFTGWLAEQVEGLEIDIFPETGGFELLVEDDRVIGVRTNDLGLDKHGQPRANFEPGSIIKAKVVVLAEGVHGSLTKQAGRKLGLFEDGLPQSYLTGVKEVWEIPEDRLRPGEIIHTFGWPQPWEEYGGGFIYNMGGNLAAIGFAVGLNSPNPTNDPHYKFQMFKTHPMVRQIFEGGKMLHYGAKTIPEGGYYSMPRLYHEGLLVIGDSAGFLDSQRLKGIHLAIKSGMLAAETLFEALEKEDFSINVLRGMQERFESSWARDQLYAVRNYHAGFDNGLLFGMVNTGLQMISGGRGLNDRREVHSDHEHMMPVRDYIARFGEESTRKNLKFDNQYTFDKLTDVYRSGTKHEEEQPPHLVIADYDICNNRCTEEYGNPCQYFCPAQVYEMVDDENRPGKKKLQLTPSNCVHCKTCDIADPYQVIDWVTPEGGGGPNYTNL, from the coding sequence ATGGATATTGAAAGAGAAGTTCTCGAAGTTGATATACTTGTCGTAGGGGGCGGCCCGGCCGGGCTTTCTGTCGCTTATCATCTGGCACATCTGATTGATAATTCGGGGGGGAGAGTCACCCGCCCGCAGATAGTCATTATCGAAAAAGGATCTTATCCGGGGGCACACTCATTGTCGGGGGCCGTCTTAAATCCTCTTGGTATCCGGGAATTAATACCGGATTATAAAGACCGAGGAATGCCAATCGAGCATGAGGTCGGTCCTGATTCTCTGTATTATCTTAGTGAAAAATCCAAATATCGTTTTCCTTTTCTTCCCAAACCATTTCGCAATGACGGTCATTATATAATTTCGCTCAACAAGTTCACCGGCTGGCTGGCCGAGCAGGTCGAAGGGCTGGAGATTGATATTTTCCCCGAAACCGGGGGTTTTGAGCTCCTGGTTGAGGACGACCGGGTGATCGGGGTCAGGACCAACGACCTGGGGTTGGATAAACATGGTCAGCCCAGGGCCAATTTCGAACCGGGTTCGATTATCAAGGCCAAAGTGGTAGTTCTGGCCGAGGGGGTTCATGGTTCGCTGACCAAACAGGCCGGGAGGAAACTGGGTTTATTCGAGGATGGCCTGCCGCAGTCCTATCTGACCGGGGTGAAAGAGGTCTGGGAAATTCCCGAGGATCGGTTACGCCCGGGCGAAATAATCCATACTTTCGGCTGGCCTCAGCCCTGGGAGGAGTATGGCGGCGGATTTATTTATAATATGGGTGGCAATCTGGCCGCCATCGGTTTTGCAGTCGGTCTCAACAGCCCCAATCCGACCAATGATCCGCATTATAAATTTCAAATGTTTAAGACCCATCCGATGGTCAGGCAGATTTTCGAGGGCGGTAAAATGCTTCATTATGGTGCCAAGACCATCCCTGAGGGCGGGTATTATTCGATGCCGCGCCTTTACCATGAAGGTCTGCTGGTAATCGGTGATTCGGCCGGCTTTCTGGATTCGCAACGGTTGAAGGGTATCCATCTGGCTATCAAGTCGGGGATGCTGGCGGCCGAGACGCTTTTCGAGGCACTGGAGAAAGAAGATTTTTCGATTAATGTTCTGCGGGGGATGCAGGAACGGTTTGAGTCCTCGTGGGCGCGCGATCAGCTTTATGCGGTGCGTAATTATCACGCCGGATTCGATAACGGATTGTTATTCGGGATGGTCAATACCGGCTTGCAGATGATCAGCGGCGGGCGGGGATTAAACGACCGCCGCGAGGTTCATTCCGACCATGAACATATGATGCCGGTTCGCGATTATATCGCCCGTTTCGGCGAGGAATCGACTCGAAAAAATCTCAAGTTTGATAATCAGTACACCTTCGATAAATTGACCGACGTGTACCGCTCGGGAACCAAGCATGAGGAAGAACAGCCGCCGCACCTTGTCATTGCCGACTATGATATTTGCAACAATCGTTGTACCGAGGAGTACGGTAATCCCTGTCAGTATTTTTGCCCGGCTCAGGTGTACGAGATGGTTGATGATGAAAACCGTCCGGGGAAGAAGAAACTGCAGTTAACACCGTCGAATTGCGTTCACTGTAAAACCTGTGATATTGCCGATCCCTACCAGGTAATCGACTGGGTTACGCCGGAAGGCGGTGGAGGTCCCAACTATACCAATTTATAG
- the ispH gene encoding 4-hydroxy-3-methylbut-2-enyl diphosphate reductase, with amino-acid sequence MNMIKIKKIIIAQHYGFCMGVKRAISIAEKTMTGDEPVTILNEIVHNDAIVQKFSKSGVGQSSDIDEITRGTVIISAHGASPEVITKGRKRGLKIVDATCPLVIRIHKIIRRLAENDYHILHFGDPDHDETIGIVGHAPGKVTVIQSLESLKKAGDFEGKLALTSQTTARIADFEEVERAARKLYPGIEVFNTICNATGQRQAAIVALAPEVDLMLVVGSQTSANSKRLAKISATICPRSFLINSANDIRPEMFTGNEHPVETVGLSAGASTPDFLIDGVKDRLIDMAGRRVDIVYSGQRCRVNELVMKKMPFDLNG; translated from the coding sequence ATGAATATGATAAAGATTAAGAAAATTATCATAGCCCAGCATTACGGATTCTGCATGGGGGTCAAGCGGGCTATCTCGATTGCCGAAAAAACCATGACCGGGGATGAACCTGTTACCATTCTGAACGAAATAGTCCATAACGATGCCATTGTGCAGAAATTCTCGAAATCGGGGGTAGGACAATCCTCGGATATTGATGAAATTACAAGGGGAACAGTAATTATATCGGCTCATGGAGCCTCACCCGAGGTGATTACCAAAGGCAGAAAACGGGGCTTGAAAATAGTCGATGCTACCTGCCCGCTGGTGATTCGTATTCACAAAATCATCCGGCGTCTGGCCGAGAACGATTATCATATACTGCATTTCGGCGATCCGGATCATGACGAAACTATTGGAATTGTCGGTCATGCTCCCGGAAAGGTAACGGTGATTCAGAGCCTTGAATCTTTGAAAAAAGCAGGCGATTTTGAAGGAAAGCTGGCTCTGACATCGCAAACCACGGCCCGAATCGCGGATTTCGAAGAAGTCGAACGAGCCGCACGCAAACTTTATCCGGGAATTGAAGTTTTCAACACCATCTGCAATGCGACCGGTCAGCGGCAGGCCGCCATTGTGGCTCTGGCACCGGAAGTGGATCTGATGCTGGTGGTGGGTTCGCAAACTTCGGCCAATTCCAAACGGTTGGCTAAAATCTCGGCTACCATTTGTCCCCGAAGCTTTTTGATTAACTCGGCCAATGATATCAGGCCGGAAATGTTTACCGGAAATGAACACCCGGTTGAAACAGTTGGCCTGTCTGCCGGAGCATCGACTCCCGACTTTTTGATTGACGGCGTTAAAGACCGCCTGATCGATATGGCCGGGCGACGGGTGGATATTGTCTATTCCGGCCAGAGATGCCGGGTCAACGAACTGGTTATGAAGAAGATGCCGTTTGACTTGAATGGGTAA
- a CDS encoding Rrf2 family transcriptional regulator, whose translation MQLSRKADYALRAVMHFAGLPKGQLASIGTVAKAQSIPREFLAKILKDLTWAGILVSYQGVTGGYRLARPPKDVTFLDVIEAMDGPITLNLCIEGDKCCEHYKVCRMRDFWIKEQDHFKKALTRANFAKYKAILKD comes from the coding sequence ATGCAACTTTCAAGAAAAGCTGATTACGCGTTGCGAGCAGTGATGCATTTTGCTGGTTTGCCCAAGGGGCAGTTGGCTTCCATCGGAACGGTGGCCAAGGCCCAGAGTATTCCCCGGGAATTTTTAGCGAAGATTTTAAAAGACTTGACCTGGGCGGGAATTCTGGTTTCCTATCAGGGTGTAACCGGTGGCTATCGCCTGGCTCGTCCGCCAAAAGATGTTACTTTTCTTGATGTGATAGAAGCGATGGATGGCCCGATTACTCTCAACCTTTGCATTGAGGGCGATAAATGCTGTGAGCATTATAAAGTCTGCCGTATGAGAGACTTCTGGATCAAGGAACAGGATCATTTCAAAAAGGCTTTGACCCGTGCCAACTTCGCCAAATACAAAGCCATCCTGAAAGACTAA
- the pdxT gene encoding pyridoxal 5'-phosphate synthase glutaminase subunit PdxT — MYSHLTIGVLALQGDFERHLYRLSALKTNCREIRTGGDLSGLDGLIIPGGESTTMSMLLDRFVMRPEMERFCFEKPVWGTCAGMIMLAREVDDVRVKPLKIIDISIARNGYGRQVYSFHTEVKAHLNGHDVSLPGSFIRAPVVMDAGPEVKILARHDNSPVLLIQGKCLVSSFHTELDDDLTLTRYFLDHLVMDTGVI; from the coding sequence ATGTATTCACATCTGACGATTGGCGTCCTGGCACTTCAGGGCGATTTCGAACGACATTTGTATCGTCTGTCGGCCCTCAAAACCAATTGCCGGGAAATAAGAACCGGTGGAGACCTGTCCGGTCTTGATGGTCTTATTATTCCCGGCGGTGAATCCACTACCATGAGTATGCTCCTCGACCGATTTGTTATGCGCCCGGAGATGGAGCGTTTCTGTTTCGAAAAACCGGTTTGGGGGACCTGCGCCGGGATGATTATGCTGGCTCGGGAAGTTGATGATGTCCGGGTCAAACCTTTGAAAATAATTGATATCTCGATTGCCCGAAACGGGTACGGCCGACAGGTGTATTCTTTTCATACTGAAGTAAAAGCCCATCTGAATGGTCATGATGTTTCGCTCCCGGGTTCTTTTATCCGCGCTCCGGTGGTTATGGATGCCGGCCCGGAAGTCAAAATTCTGGCCCGGCATGATAATTCGCCGGTTCTGCTGATTCAAGGAAAATGCCTGGTCAGCTCTTTTCATACCGAGCTGGATGACGACCTGACCTTAACCCGATATTTCCTCGACCATCTGGTAATGGACACCGGCGTGATATGA
- a CDS encoding PAS domain S-box protein, producing MTDTDKTREQLEQELAELRGQLKIMNDSLARFECFEKALPDSGQQYWGLIQNMHEGVVVQNEKGIFVYVNNNICRKLGYAAEELIGRSAIDFVHEDSHKTLLGQMEFRRQNQGAEYEIILKRKDGGKFHSIASASPLIDPNGEYRGSFALITDISSRIGAEEALRESEERYRKVIENAGEGIMVTQGNRVTYINKKGEQITGYSFADLSEIEVRKLIHPDDYPLILERYVQPVTGVSESFSFRVRIYNPQGEIKLLEVNVVGITWENSPALLHIFSDITDRRRAEEDLRESESRYRSLIEISPDAINVTDISGRITMANQRSVNLFGFESRDDLIDRDIFDLIVPDDREKAILDARLIIAGGSVRNMEYRMIRQDGSGFYADFSATLICDRDDKPSGFLSVIRDITVRKSEEDELKKYRDRLEDLVSQRAAELKDINRGLKKEIFERGKIEHDLRESEGKYRLLVDNIPEVISLIDHEGKVLFVNAVGARDMQSEADKIIGRKLSDYFPAEYADHQMRSIRRSLDSGEELYEEFELKIRDEIRWYDTTIHPVKNDDDRYSSAMIIARDITSRKKADEILQASEEKYRALVEATDTGYVILDTLGNVVDANMEYLRLTGRRKMKDIRGKNISEWTAPQAMEKSREEFDKCIRQGYLRNVGLDYINLSGEIIPVEISARVVETEDDDRVLALCRDVSESWLVQKALRESEEFNRAIIEHSPLGVSIRNRNGLLLGYNKAWRDIWAIPDDDIEEYQKRTRHALQFDEHDSYLGEWLPRVHDIYEHGGYLHIPEIQSRKHRTGKLRWLSQHFYAIKNDRDEVERVIILTEDISDHKQAEAELRDTEVKFRELADLLPQTLFETDLEGYITLANNKGFETTGYSREDLERGFHLLDLFEPDDQELVRRKFEERLAGIAADEHEYNLVGKDGRKIPVLIYSAPILIDDRPAGLRGVMVDISDRKRADEALQASETLYSSTLNAMDDPIHVIDRDMRFTLFSKSYRDWCRDLGLGEIEAVGRKLMEVFPFLSDAVMEEYHRVFTDGEMSRTEEITFLNEKKVITETRKIPVVKNGQVTHVITVLRDITEKRKADEELKKHRDHLEELVRERAAELSVTNIKLTREIVERRRTEEQLRESEERYRILFESAAEGILIAAIDDLTLLYANAAFCRLLGYAIEELMQMTISDIHPAGEMDNLVIDFYALAKGEKYISENIPCLRKDGTIVYVDISGTAAKINGRECNLGYFRDVTDRHRAQQALQESEGRFRMLSEATSEGIITHQNGRIVDFNQTATIMFGYGAEELPKINLIDLVEPEYAEFIGRNPHQDGEIAWQGMARRKDGSGFPIEVIGKACQYQGQTVRILAFRDLTEHKRVENELIKAGEELRAEQEALEAKNIALREVLGQIEAEKNGIKQQISANIEKIIVPSLKRFKETCSEQQKKHIDSIESSLETIASPFMDKLRTSHSRLSPRELEICQMIKNGLRSKEISEILNVSILTVHKHREIIRRKLGIRNANINLSSYLQSL from the coding sequence ATGACAGATACCGATAAAACCAGAGAACAGCTTGAACAGGAATTGGCCGAATTAAGGGGCCAGTTGAAAATAATGAATGATTCTCTGGCCCGCTTCGAATGCTTCGAAAAAGCCCTCCCCGACAGCGGCCAGCAATATTGGGGCCTGATCCAGAATATGCATGAAGGGGTGGTGGTCCAAAATGAGAAGGGCATCTTTGTCTACGTCAATAATAATATCTGCCGGAAATTAGGCTACGCGGCGGAGGAGTTAATAGGCCGATCAGCAATCGATTTCGTGCATGAAGACAGCCACAAGACGCTCCTTGGTCAAATGGAGTTCAGGCGGCAAAACCAGGGGGCGGAGTACGAGATTATTCTCAAACGCAAGGATGGGGGCAAATTCCACAGTATCGCCTCGGCCAGTCCTCTGATTGATCCCAACGGTGAATATCGGGGAAGCTTTGCCCTGATAACGGATATATCCAGTCGTATTGGCGCCGAGGAGGCTCTGAGGGAGAGTGAGGAAAGATATCGGAAGGTTATTGAAAACGCCGGTGAGGGAATTATGGTGACCCAGGGAAACCGGGTGACATATATCAATAAGAAGGGCGAGCAAATCACCGGCTACAGCTTTGCGGATCTTTCCGAAATCGAAGTGCGGAAGCTGATTCACCCCGATGATTATCCCTTGATACTGGAGAGGTATGTTCAACCTGTAACGGGTGTGTCAGAATCATTTTCCTTCCGGGTGAGAATATATAATCCGCAGGGAGAAATAAAATTACTGGAAGTCAATGTAGTCGGTATTACCTGGGAAAATAGTCCGGCCCTGCTTCATATTTTCAGTGATATCACTGATCGACGACGGGCGGAAGAGGATTTGAGGGAAAGCGAGAGCCGCTATCGGTCGCTGATTGAAATCTCGCCGGATGCCATCAATGTTACCGATATTTCCGGCCGGATTACAATGGCCAACCAAAGATCGGTAAACCTGTTCGGTTTTGAGAGCCGTGATGATTTAATTGACCGGGATATTTTTGATCTGATTGTTCCTGATGACCGCGAAAAGGCCATCCTTGACGCCCGCCTGATCATTGCCGGCGGATCAGTTCGCAATATGGAATATCGAATGATCAGACAGGACGGCTCCGGGTTTTATGCCGATTTCAGTGCCACCCTGATTTGCGACAGGGATGATAAACCGTCGGGTTTCCTGAGTGTCATTCGCGATATCACCGTCAGGAAAAGTGAAGAAGATGAATTAAAAAAATATCGAGACCGGTTGGAGGATCTTGTCAGTCAGCGCGCCGCGGAATTGAAAGATATCAACCGGGGATTGAAAAAAGAAATTTTCGAGCGCGGAAAAATTGAACATGACCTGCGTGAATCCGAGGGAAAGTATCGACTGCTGGTGGATAATATCCCGGAGGTGATCTCCCTGATAGACCATGAGGGAAAAGTCCTGTTTGTCAATGCCGTCGGGGCCCGGGATATGCAAAGTGAAGCCGATAAAATTATCGGCCGCAAATTGAGTGATTATTTCCCGGCCGAATATGCCGACCACCAGATGCGCAGTATTCGAAGGTCTCTGGATTCCGGGGAAGAATTATATGAAGAATTCGAACTGAAAATCCGCGATGAGATCAGATGGTACGACACAACCATCCACCCGGTGAAGAACGATGATGACCGATACTCCTCGGCCATGATTATCGCCCGGGATATAACCAGCCGAAAAAAAGCCGATGAAATTCTGCAGGCCAGTGAAGAAAAATATCGTGCCCTGGTGGAAGCCACCGATACCGGCTATGTAATCCTGGATACCCTTGGCAATGTTGTCGATGCCAATATGGAATATCTCCGGCTGACCGGCCGCCGTAAAATGAAGGATATCCGGGGCAAGAACATTTCCGAATGGACGGCGCCGCAGGCCATGGAAAAAAGCCGCGAGGAATTCGATAAATGTATCCGACAGGGTTACCTGCGGAATGTCGGCCTTGACTATATCAATCTCTCCGGGGAAATTATTCCTGTCGAAATCAGCGCCAGGGTGGTCGAAACCGAGGATGACGATCGAGTTTTAGCTCTCTGCCGCGATGTCTCGGAAAGCTGGCTGGTTCAAAAGGCCCTGAGGGAAAGCGAGGAATTCAACCGGGCCATTATCGAACACTCTCCATTGGGAGTCTCGATCCGCAACCGGAACGGGCTACTGCTGGGGTATAATAAAGCCTGGCGGGATATCTGGGCCATACCGGATGATGATATCGAGGAGTACCAGAAACGAACCCGGCATGCCCTGCAATTCGATGAACATGATAGTTATCTCGGGGAGTGGCTGCCCCGGGTCCATGATATTTATGAACACGGCGGCTATCTTCATATTCCCGAGATTCAATCCCGAAAACACCGTACCGGAAAATTACGCTGGCTCTCCCAGCATTTTTATGCCATCAAGAATGACCGTGATGAAGTCGAGCGGGTAATAATCCTGACCGAGGATATCAGCGATCATAAACAAGCTGAAGCGGAATTACGCGATACCGAAGTAAAATTCAGGGAACTGGCCGATCTTTTACCGCAGACTCTTTTTGAAACTGATCTGGAAGGTTATATAACCCTGGCAAATAATAAAGGTTTTGAAACCACCGGCTATTCCCGGGAGGATCTTGAGCGGGGATTTCATCTTCTCGATTTATTCGAGCCGGATGATCAGGAGTTGGTCCGGAGAAAATTTGAAGAGAGACTGGCGGGCATTGCGGCCGATGAACATGAGTATAACCTGGTGGGTAAAGACGGCCGGAAAATACCGGTCCTCATTTATTCGGCGCCGATTCTGATTGATGACCGTCCGGCCGGACTGCGCGGGGTGATGGTTGATATCTCCGATCGCAAGCGGGCCGATGAAGCCCTGCAGGCATCCGAGACTCTCTATAGCTCGACCCTGAATGCCATGGATGATCCGATCCATGTCATTGATCGAGATATGCGTTTCACCCTGTTCAGCAAATCCTACCGTGACTGGTGCCGGGATCTTGGTCTGGGGGAAATCGAGGCCGTCGGCAGGAAGTTGATGGAGGTGTTTCCCTTCCTTTCGGATGCCGTCATGGAGGAGTATCACCGAGTCTTCACTGATGGAGAGATGTCGCGGACCGAGGAAATCACCTTTCTTAATGAAAAAAAAGTGATAACTGAAACCAGAAAAATCCCGGTGGTGAAAAACGGACAGGTGACCCATGTAATTACCGTATTGCGTGATATAACCGAGAAAAGAAAAGCCGATGAAGAACTGAAAAAACATCGTGATCATCTGGAGGAGCTGGTCAGAGAAAGGGCGGCTGAATTATCCGTCACCAATATCAAGTTGACCCGGGAAATCGTCGAACGCCGTCGAACCGAAGAACAGCTTCGCGAATCCGAAGAACGCTATAGGATATTGTTCGAGTCGGCGGCCGAGGGTATCCTGATCGCGGCCATTGATGATCTTACCCTGCTTTATGCCAATGCCGCGTTCTGCCGTCTCCTGGGTTACGCCATTGAGGAGTTAATGCAAATGACGATTTCCGATATCCATCCGGCCGGGGAAATGGATAATCTGGTTATCGATTTTTATGCCCTGGCCAAAGGAGAAAAATACATTTCCGAAAATATTCCCTGCCTTCGCAAGGATGGAACAATAGTCTATGTCGATATCAGCGGAACAGCGGCGAAAATAAACGGCCGGGAATGTAATCTGGGATATTTCCGGGATGTTACCGATCGACACCGAGCCCAGCAGGCTCTGCAGGAAAGCGAAGGGAGATTCCGAATGCTCTCGGAAGCTACCTCGGAAGGAATTATAACTCATCAAAACGGACGAATAGTCGATTTTAATCAAACGGCAACAATCATGTTTGGCTACGGCGCCGAAGAATTGCCGAAAATTAATTTGATTGATCTGGTCGAACCGGAATATGCTGAATTTATTGGCCGCAATCCTCATCAAGACGGAGAAATAGCCTGGCAGGGAATGGCCCGGCGTAAGGACGGCTCCGGCTTTCCAATAGAAGTCATCGGCAAAGCCTGCCAGTATCAGGGACAGACCGTCCGCATCCTGGCTTTTCGAGATCTCACCGAACACAAACGAGTTGAAAATGAGCTGATTAAGGCGGGCGAGGAACTTCGAGCCGAACAGGAAGCCCTTGAGGCAAAAAATATTGCCCTGAGAGAAGTGCTGGGCCAAATCGAAGCGGAAAAGAATGGAATCAAACAACAGATTTCAGCCAATATCGAAAAAATAATTGTTCCTTCTCTGAAGCGTTTCAAAGAAACCTGTTCCGAACAGCAGAAAAAACATATTGACAGCATCGAAAGCAGCCTGGAAACAATCGCATCACCCTTTATGGATAAATTACGAACCAGTCATAGTCGATTGTCACCACGGGAATTGGAAATCTGCCAGATGATAAAAAATGGTTTGAGATCGAAAGAGATTTCGGAGATCCTGAATGTATCCATTCTGACGGTTCATAAACACCGGGAAATTATCCGGCGAAAACTTGGTATCCGTAATGCGAATATAAACTTAAGCTCATATCTTCAATCACTATAA